In Paenibacillus xylanilyticus, the genomic window GCTCTATGGCTAAGCCGTTAAAAGTGGATGAGGTATGGATGGATCGAATTGCCGGACAGCTGAATGACATGGAGTTTGGCTCGCTTCACATCGTTGTACATGAAGGTCAGATTGTGCAGATGGAGCGGACTGAACGCAAACGATTTGAGAACACGCCCTCAGGCAGCACCTCCAAATCCGGCAGCACTGCACGAAGCAGCTCCCCCCGCTCATTGCGCGGATCGAACGCAAGTGCGAAGGGGTAGAGACTGAGGCGGCATCAGGAAGCACAGATTGAAGCATAGGCTTAGTGTGAGTTACCCATAAGTTTTCCAAAGAACA contains:
- a CDS encoding YezD family protein is translated as MAKPLKVDEVWMDRIAGQLNDMEFGSLHIVVHEGQIVQMERTERKRFENTPSGSTSKSGSTARSSSPRSLRGSNASAKG